From the genome of Bacteroidales bacterium:
GAATTATTATGTTTTGAAGGATGAATTCGGAAGAAAGCAATTGTTGAAATCGGATTTTTATGAGAATTATAATTTCAAAATCGGACAAGATATAATTTGCAGAGTTGATCATATTAATTGTTCCGGAAAAATATTCCTTGAACCTGAGCATCCTTTTTATAAGGAAGGGAAAATTTATGATTTTAAGATTAATAAAGCCGAAATTACAAAAGACAGAACAGGAAAGGGTGTTGTTTCAATTAAGTTTATTGATAATATAGGCAATGTTGCAACTTGTACGCTGGGAAGTGCTGATTTTCAGGAGTATACGGTCGGCAGACATTTAAGTTGCAAGGTGGAAAGAATAAAAAAAGGAAAGTTGTATTTATCTCTTGTAAATCAAAAATCACAAGTAGATTTTAATAAAGGAGAATATTATAAGTTTAAGATTTCTGACATTAAAACTTTGAAAGATAATATAAAATATTACATTTTAACAGATGAACAAAACAATATTAATCTTTTAAAGTGTGAATTTTACCGGCATCATAATTTAAAAAAGGGGCAAATAATTGAATGTACAATAATTAAATACAGCTCAAAAGGCTATTATATTTTAGAACCGAAGCATCCGTACTATGAAATAGGGAAAACTTATGAGTTTGAATTTGTGAAAGAAGAAAAAGATGCAAAAAGTAAGATTACAGGAGATTATGATATTACGGTAAAGGATATTTTCGGAGAATATGTGAAATTTATGTCTGAAAAGAGTTTGCTGATTGACGGAATAAATCCTAAAAGTTTAAAATGTAAAGTTTCGGGTGTTAAAAAAGGGAAGCCTTTGCTAAATGCAGAAACATCCGAAAGACTTTAAACTTCTGTTTTGTTTCAGCTATCGAAGGATACATGACGATTATTTTTATCAAATATTTTTTAAAAATTCTAAGAAAATTGATATATTCGACCTCAAATTATTAAATTTAAAAATATTACTTATGAAAAATTTTATTATTATTTTAGTTGCGGGTTTTCTTTTTTCTTGCGGCGGGAGTTCCGAAGTTGACCAAACAAAACCTGAGAGTATCTTAAATGCTGTATTTAGTGCTGCAAATTCCGGAGACTATGCTTTACTGAAAGATTTTTGTGACCCGAAAGGAGAGGGAGACAAAGATGTACAAATGATTTGTGAAGTTGCCGCAGAAAATGCGGATAAAGAACTTATTTCAGAATTTAAAAAGTATTTCTCAAAAGGAAAAATTACCGGAGAAGTTGATATCGAAAAAGATGACGGAGTAGAATATGCTGAACTTCCTTTTAGTTTCGGACCTAACGGAGATAAAAAAGAGGTAATGGTACTTGTAAAAAGGGAAGGAAATTGGTATTTATACAGTTTTTAAGAAATACCGCATAATGCAGAACTGTATCATTATTAGTATGATAAAGTTTTACATAATATCTTCTTTCGTTTTTTTCATCAAAGTGATTTCTTCAATTACCATATTTTTGTCAACAGCTTTGCACATATCATAAACTGTCAGTAATGCAACGGAAACTGCCGTGAGTGCTTCCATCTCTATTCCGGTTTGACCGATACATCTTGTTTCGGCAATAACTTTTACACCTGTTTTGTTCAGGTTTGCTTTCACGTCAATTTTTGTTATTTGCAAAGGATGGCAAAGAGGAATAAGTTCATAAGTTTTTTTGCCGCCCATAATGCCTGCAATTTCTGAAATTGTAAGAACATCACCTTTTTTATTGCTGTTTTCTTTAATCAGTTTTATTGCGTCTTCGGAAATTTTTATATGACCCTCGGCAACTGCAACTCTTTTTTGGTTAGGCTTACTACCTACATCAACCATGTTTGCTTTTCCTGAATTATCTACGTGACTTAGTTTTGGCATCTTTTTGTTATCTGGCAATTGTTAGTTTTAATTTTATCCTCCGATATTATAAAACTTTGATTTTACGGCAATATGTCCGCTTTTTGGTTTGTTTGAGATTGCTTTCTCAAATGCTTTTTCAATTCCGAGTTCTCTTATGTTGTATCTTGCATCGCTGAAAAGACATGGTAAGATATCTCCTTTTGCAGTAAGTCTTAATCGGTTGCAGATACTGCAATTTCCTCCTGTTCCGCCTTTTACTGCCGAAAAACTTCCTGTTTCTAAATTCATTTCATTAATAAAACGAACTTGCAAAGCGTTTTCTTTACAAAATTTTGCAATTTCAATCGCATCGGGTTCATTAACAGAATTTTTAATAACACAATTTATTTTTACAGGTGTTAAACCGGCTTTTTTTGCAGCTTTAATTCCTGCATAAACTTTTGTAATATCTCCGACTCTTGTAATTTTTCTGTATTTTTCAGAATCTAAGGTATCTAAACTGATATTTACTCTGTGTAAACCGGCATCAGCTAAATCTTGTGCATATTTATCAAGTAAAATACCGTTTGTTGTCATTCCGAAATCTTTAATGCCGTCAATTTCGGCAATCATCTTCACCAAATCAATAATTCCTTTTTTTACGAGAGGTTCACCGCCGGTTATACGAATTTTATTAACTCCCGAACTTACGGCATATTTAATTGTTTCAACAATTTCGTGAAATCTTAAAATGTCTTTATGTTGCATCAACTTAACACCTTCGGCAGGCATACAGTAGGTGCATCTTAAATTGCATCTGTCGGTTACGGAAACCCGCAAGTAATTTATCTTTCTTTTATATTTGTCGTACATCAACAAGTTCTCCTTTTTTTAATGTTTCTTTTCCTATCGGGAAAGAAATAATTCCGTTTGCTGACGAAAGTGCATGAATATGTGCTGAACCGTGATATTCAACACGTTCAACCTTTCCGTTTTTTATATGAACGGGAATAAAAGCTTTTCGGCTTGTTCTTTTTCGTGAATAATCTTTTGCAACGGGAAGCTTTATTTCCGGTGCTTTATAATCATAACCCATCATTCCGTATATAAACGGTTTTGTTAATAATTCAAATTGAACAAAAGATGAAACCGGATTTCCGGGCAAACCGAAACAAAATTTTGTGTCTGATTTTCCGAAAGTTGTGGGCTTTCCGGGAGTAACCGCAATGCTGTCAAACAGAATTTTAATTCCGGCTTTTTTCAGAACTTCAGGAACAAAATCAAATTCACCTACCGAAACACCGCCGGTTAAAAGAATAATATCATTTTCAGATAATGCTTTTGTAACAATTTTGAAGGTATCTTCATAAGTATCTTTTGCAATACCGTAGTTAACAGGTGTTGCTCCTGTTGCTGCAACTTGTGCCATAAGTTGGTGACCGTTGCTGTTTCTGATTTTTGAAATGCCGGGTTTTTCATTCGGTTCAACCAATTCGTCACCGGTTGATATTATTCCCACTCTTACTTTTTTATATACAAGAACATTTGTATAACCCACCGAAGCGAATATTGCAATATGTTGAGGCTTTATGATAATACTTTTTTTAAGAACTGTTTGCCCTTCTATTACATCTTCCGCCTGATAACTTATATTTGTTTTTGGTTGTTTTTTTTTGATTGTAACCTGCTTGCCCGCAACTTTCGTATGTTCAACCATTACAACCGTATTTGCACCTTTAGGAACGGGAGCACCTGTCATAATTTGTGTACATTGTCCTGTTTTAACTTTTTTTGAAGGAGTTTGTCCTGCTTGCACAACTTCAATTACTTCCAAAGTCATATCTAAATCTTCTTCTTTGCAGGCAAAACCGTCAACTGCCGATTTATCGAAAGGCGGCATTTCAATATCGGATTTTACGTCTTCGGCTAAAACCCGATTTACTGATTCTGAAAAAGGTATTGTTTCCGTACCGATTTCTTTTACAGACTTTTTTACTATTTTATAAGCATCTTCAAATGTTATCATGTGTGTTTTTTTATTTTGAGACAGCCCGCCGGACTGCATCTACTTTTTATTTAAACTGTGAAAAAACTTTTTTGCCGTATTATAAATTGCTTTGTCAAATTCATCTTCGAGTTCTGCAAATGCTTTTAACATATTTTTCCCGTCAGTTGTTAATAATGTTTTTCCTCCCTCTTTTCCGCCGCGTTTTTTTTCGGTGATACAGAAGTTTAAAGTTTCTTCTGCCTTTTTAATATCTCCCCATACTTTTCTGTAACTTACATTGTTTTTTGCTGCTGCTGCTTGCATTGAACCTTCTTTGTCAATATCTTTTAAAATATTAATAGTATTTTCGTTAAGAATTTCGATACC
Proteins encoded in this window:
- the moaC gene encoding cyclic pyranopterin monophosphate synthase MoaC, translated to MPKLSHVDNSGKANMVDVGSKPNQKRVAVAEGHIKISEDAIKLIKENSNKKGDVLTISEIAGIMGGKKTYELIPLCHPLQITKIDVKANLNKTGVKVIAETRCIGQTGIEMEALTAVSVALLTVYDMCKAVDKNMVIEEITLMKKTKEDIM
- a CDS encoding radical SAM protein → MYDKYKRKINYLRVSVTDRCNLRCTYCMPAEGVKLMQHKDILRFHEIVETIKYAVSSGVNKIRITGGEPLVKKGIIDLVKMIAEIDGIKDFGMTTNGILLDKYAQDLADAGLHRVNISLDTLDSEKYRKITRVGDITKVYAGIKAAKKAGLTPVKINCVIKNSVNEPDAIEIAKFCKENALQVRFINEMNLETGSFSAVKGGTGGNCSICNRLRLTAKGDILPCLFSDARYNIRELGIEKAFEKAISNKPKSGHIAVKSKFYNIGG
- a CDS encoding molybdopterin molybdotransferase MoeA, yielding MITFEDAYKIVKKSVKEIGTETIPFSESVNRVLAEDVKSDIEMPPFDKSAVDGFACKEEDLDMTLEVIEVVQAGQTPSKKVKTGQCTQIMTGAPVPKGANTVVMVEHTKVAGKQVTIKKKQPKTNISYQAEDVIEGQTVLKKSIIIKPQHIAIFASVGYTNVLVYKKVRVGIISTGDELVEPNEKPGISKIRNSNGHQLMAQVAATGATPVNYGIAKDTYEDTFKIVTKALSENDIILLTGGVSVGEFDFVPEVLKKAGIKILFDSIAVTPGKPTTFGKSDTKFCFGLPGNPVSSFVQFELLTKPFIYGMMGYDYKAPEIKLPVAKDYSRKRTSRKAFIPVHIKNGKVERVEYHGSAHIHALSSANGIISFPIGKETLKKGELVDVRQI
- a CDS encoding LysR family transcriptional regulator, whose protein sequence is MAGSKGSKYFDVFLNYKFWLNTKAGIEILNENTINILKDIDKEGSMQAAAAKNNVSYRKVWGDIKKAEETLNFCITEKKRGGKEGGKTLLTTDGKNMLKAFAELEDEFDKAIYNTAKKFFHSLNKK